In Cyanobacteriota bacterium, the genomic stretch CGGTTAATACCACCCACAAACAAATGGGTATACACTAGCCCGTCGTACAAAACTCTCATCCTGACTATCCCTATCTACATTGACCCTACCTGCCGATAGCAGCTTTGAGTCGCTGAGCCAAGCTTGATGGTAACAGGTGCTTAAGCAGTTGCCTACCATGCTGCTGTGCTAGGAATGGCAAGTATGACCATGCCCAATAGCCTATCCATCGCCACCATAGGGTGATTTGCAGGGTGATTTGTTGGCTGGCATCTGACTGCACCGATGAGAGTGTTAGCGATCGCGACACAGGAGACTGCCCAAATTGGTCAAGTAATTGCTGGAGATTGTGGGTTAAGGTAGCTTGGGAAAATTGCTCAGCGATGGTCTGGCGGGCCGCTGCCCCTAGCTGACGGCAACGGGCACGATTGTTGTATAGCTCCACAACATAGTCAGCAAAATCCTCAGCCTGATCAGCAATCAAGCCATTTACCCCATGCTGAATTGGGGAACTTGCCGCTACATTCCGCAGGGCAATCACTGGCACACCGTGAGCCATCGCCTCCACAATTTTGGTCTGTTGTCCTGTGCCACCAATCAGCGGACAAATGGCAAAGGGACTATCAGCATACACAGGGGTCAAGTCAGGCACGAAGCCAGTCAGATTAATGCCCTCTGCCGGAAACACCTCGCGGCAGGCAGAGCCAACTACCTGGAGTTGAAACTGGGGCAGGCGCGATCGCACCAAGGGCAATATCCGCAGAGCAAAATAGGCATAGCCCTGCAAATTAAACGGATTGCCACCGATGGCAAAGATTGGCTGTCCGCTGTAGGTGTTGCTGACGGGGGGAACAGTTGCCACCATGGGCAGATAGGCTACCTGGGTATGCTGAGTATGGCGGCGTATGAGATCTGCTTCAGCAGGGGCAATGGCAATTGTATAGTCAAACTGATCGAGAATGTGGTATTCTATGGGATCCGCTTCCAGGCCAAGTTGCTGATAGCAAGACTCATCCAGGGCAGGGGGAGCAAGCTGGTTTGGATCCAATGGCAGTGTTTTGATATAGCCTTGCAGTGCCAGACGCATCCTACGGTTCAGGGTGCAGAGGTCGATCGTGTCGATTAGCCGACAGGCAGTACGAAATTCCTGCCCGATCGCCAACTCTCCCCAAAACCCATAGTTCACTACCACTACAGAGGGTTGGAGCTTGCGAAATACTTGCCGAAACTGCTGTCGTAACCCCAGTGGGGTGTAGCTGTCCCAATAACGACGATCGCTGAGGGCGCT encodes the following:
- a CDS encoding glycosyltransferase family 4 protein, giving the protein MTQRTDIQPAALVFFPHNPYPPKTGAHWRCLTVLTALKTLGYRITLLGTDLFSDHPWPVDDRAALQTLQAALDVQVEVYQGTAFERFLAVRFSALSDRRYWDSYTPLGLRQQFRQVFRKLQPSVVVVNYGFWGELAIGQEFRTACRLIDTIDLCTLNRRMRLALQGYIKTLPLDPNQLAPPALDESCYQQLGLEADPIEYHILDQFDYTIAIAPAEADLIRRHTQHTQVAYLPMVATVPPVSNTYSGQPIFAIGGNPFNLQGYAYFALRILPLVRSRLPQFQLQVVGSACREVFPAEGINLTGFVPDLTPVYADSPFAICPLIGGTGQQTKIVEAMAHGVPVIALRNVAASSPIQHGVNGLIADQAEDFADYVVELYNNRARCRQLGAAARQTIAEQFSQATLTHNLQQLLDQFGQSPVSRSLTLSSVQSDASQQITLQITLWWRWIGYWAWSYLPFLAQQHGRQLLKHLLPSSLAQRLKAAIGR